The Solenopsis invicta isolate M01_SB chromosome 3, UNIL_Sinv_3.0, whole genome shotgun sequence region TCACAGAACAGGCGACATCAAAGGAACTTGTAAagtgtaaaaaagaaattgacaGTTTACACAGAGAAAGAGGTAAAATTAATCTATTGCGATCCTACCCCTCCCAGGTTGGCGAAAGCGCCGAGATTGATCCCAGCGCCTGTATTGCTGCCGCCGTTTCCGTTATGAGAGTCGCTTCCGCTATTACCGCTGCTGCCGCCACTTAAACCGCCTAAACCGCCGCTCAAACTGCCTAGACCGCCGCTACCCTGGCTCAGGCTCGACAAAGAGCCAATCTTCTGAGTCAAAAGATTGCTGATAAGGGCCGATCCTCCGCTACCTCCATGCTCTCCGCCTGCATTTTAAGAGGCGAAACAGTAAGAAATGGTAGCAATGAAAACCAAAACTATATTAAAAAGATGGCAAAACTGACAAATACTATATTAAAAAGATAGCAAAATGTCTTACGAATATTTCTTTTCATCAGAGATCTGATCTCTGAATTTTTCTattggaatttttttaattccgtaCAAAAGCTACCTGTTTTTAAAAACTGATCGAAGAAAACTGAAAGAGTTGGGAAATTTTTTGCAACCTCACGTACCTCCACCACCCGCACCACCGGAAAGCGAACTTAGAGGTCCAAGTTTCCCGGCCAAAGCCTTCGTGATGCCGGCCGAAGCACCTGAGAAGAATGTCGTCGCACTGTTTATGATGGGTCCAATGCTACCAGTCGCGGCCTGAATCTTCTGAGACAGCAATTTATTGAGGAACTCCGATGTAGCCGATTGCTTGGAGTCGATGCCGAAAGCTTGGTTTTTCGCTTTGTTAGATTCGTCGAGAACTGAGATCGCTTTCGTTTTTGAGTCTATGAAGGAATCCACTTTCTACAAAGACATACGTTTGTGATCAGAAACTGATAGTATCGATTTGCCatatttatttacgttatgTATAAAGATTGTTAAGATAGTAATGTAATGCACTGAGAAGAaagttaactaaatttttcaactaaattaatttttttttaaattcaagtattttatgtatttaaagttataaagttataaatacataattaaataagtacttggctgaaaaaattaaatcaaattaacaacttttattCTCAGCGTAGTAAAAACAAATGTTTTGAATTTAGAAAagatttgttacattttaagcgcggttttaattatatgtgtaattattaattacctCCTCCCGTGAAATATTTTGTCATGTCATAgagtcactgcaccagtcaataaacaaataaaaattctctagtgaataaacatttatatgaaatttgaatataattactttttaaaataaaaatttatattttaataaaatttttatgaaaattagatcataaaaaatacaattaatttgcaatttattataatacttttttgaaaTAGTCATTTTACCGGTGATTGGTGCAGTGACTCTATGTAAGAACAGCAGAGATTCCACGAAGAAAATTAGCTAAGTATTCTTACGTCAAACACAAAATTAATGATGCCGTTCGATACTCCCAACGTGAGGCCAATCTTCCTCTTGTCCCTATTGCCACTTTCGCCATCGGCCGCATCATCAGTTTCGATTACCAAGACCTGTGTAGGTCATAAAATTAGGCTTCTTTAAAAGATTATGCAATAATTACGGGCGACAGtataaaataacgattaaaGCTAAAGTTCCCAGATAGCCAGTGAGTTTGCTGTCATGTCGCCAACAAGTGTGCGGCAACTTATTTCGAAACTTGAAACAACAGTTATGTCTGTCGGATTACACTCAGGTGAATTCCAATTCTAACAATGGTATTGTAAATAAATGGCAACATGTTGTCAGCATCAATTAGTCACTTGCAAAGAGGTTGCTACCGTGTTGCTAACAGCATAACAGCATTAGTATTGCCAACTGtttgttcttaaaattttttcaactgatCGTGTGCATAAGCAGTCATATTGCTGCATTCGCAATGTATCTCTATGTCGCTGCTATCAAATGTACAGCAAATATTTAACAACAGATGCAATACATTAGTTTGCTTAATACGCTGTATCACGCTTGATTATCTGGGTTTATAATTAAGGGAGAAAAGAGATCGATGATGAAACGCGTTATTGCAGGAAAAAATACTCTCCGTCCTGGATTTTATCAAAACCTTATTGCGCTTTTATTTATTAGTCAAGTATTACGCGTTTCGCAACGTCGATACTATCAACGGAACCTGTTGTTCATCTGCGCGGAGTATCTACATTGGCGAAAAATGGAAAACAACATCGTGCTCCGCGCAATGTTTATATCGTTTCTAACGCTATAATTTCGTACATGCAACCGATTACGCAACGTTGCTTTCCTTCTGAGAGAACGAGGCCGATATTGCGCGGGGGAATCGTACCCGCGCGATTACATTAACGCGTGATCACGAGCGGCGATAACGATCGCGGCATCGCGTTACCCGATTGACCGATGCGCGTGCATCATCGTGTCAAGGAAATTTCATTACGCGTGCGTGCATCCGTTTCTAGTGTGTAGCGAGCTCGTACAGGTAGCGCCGGTTACTTTCACTCTTGACTCGTTCCCCGAGAtcacgtttctctctttttcgtaTACCTCCTTGTTCTCTTACCCTTTTCTCTCATTACGATATTATATCTTTACCGCGTCATTTACAGCACGCTTAGCTAACGTAATACGTCCAGTCAATGGGAATATCTTCCTTTggacttcctctcttccttcttttACAAACGGGAACAAATCTTAGTCTTCCCATGACTATCTTGGTTACTTAACCGGCTCGGATTAAATATCAATGTATAGATATAgaaattcttttcgaaaatatttgaatataattttttgaatatagtTTTACcaagaaagaaggaaaagaaagcCGCGACGTGTGAAGCGTATACTTTCCCCTGTGAATTAATATCtacaagataaatatttatataagctaCGAGATTCGGTGCTGACCCAGATACCTCTCGTGTGGATTACGTACTTCCTAATCAATTAACGCTGAATTATCCAATTGATAATTTTTGCGACGTTTGCTTTCACTCACGTTACCGAAcgttaaattgttattattttttttttgtttctctgcGTAATGTGCTTCGAGGCGTTCGTTCTAGGTCGAGTGAAGGTACAGAGGCATTTAATGCGATGCGTCGCGCTTAGGAGGGAAAGGAAGGACACGTAACATCGCGCAACGTAATCATCGTCGAATTCTCGTCGGTTTACATTTCGGGAAGGCAAGCGCGCGTCGCTCGGTAAACCGTGCAAATCGTTAAAATCGCGATTACGCGCTTTTCGCGAGGTCTCAATGTCTCAAGTACGTCTAAGGACGCGCGGCGCGATGGTAAAACTCCGCTCTCGACACGTAAGAGATCGACAATAGCTTTCCGCAAGTACTTGAGCATTCAAATCGCTTCATTAAAGCGAGGCGCGTGATCGCGGCTCTCCTTCCATTTCATATTCTCTTTACTTTCTAAATAAGATTTGAAGTAATTTCGTCCTTCCGATAACTTTCTTGACACATACACGCGACTAGAAATAGAGAGAGCATTTAATGTGtagcattaatatttatttcgctTCGACACTTTGATTGGGAAAAGTAAGGGACTTACTTCGTTCAGCGGAGTGAGGTCGTCTTCCTTGACTTCTCTCGTGTCGACAGGACTGCAATTGACAATGGCGATGGCCAAAAGCAGACCGTAGAACGCGTACGACACCCACATCATGTCTCCTTCGCTCGGTCCACGTGTAGCAATTCGGTCTGCACGAATAAAAAGTTGTATGACAAGGCGGTAGGATTCCCGGTAGTAATAAAATC contains the following coding sequences:
- the LOC105201017 gene encoding putative lysozyme-like protein isoform X2 — protein: MMWVSYAFYGLLLAIAIVNCSPVDTREVKEDDLTPLNEVLVIETDDAADGESGNRDKRKIGLTLGVSNGIINFVFDKVDSFIDSKTKAISVLDESNKAKNQAFGIDSKQSATSEFLNKLLSQKIQAATGSIGPIINSATTFFSGASAGITKALAGKLGPLSSLSGGAGGGGGEHGGSGGSALISNLLTQKIGSLSSLSQGSGGLGSLSGGLGGLSGGSSGNSGSDSHNGNGGSNTGAGINLGAFANLGGYDYAPPQYAAY
- the LOC105201017 gene encoding keratin, type II cytoskeletal 1 isoform X1 is translated as MMWVSYAFYGLLLAIAIVNCSPVDTREVKEDDLTPLNEVLVIETDDAADGESGNRDKRKIGLTLGVSNGIINFVFDKVDSFIDSKTKAISVLDESNKAKNQAFGIDSKQSATSEFLNKLLSQKIQAATGSIGPIINSATTFFSGASAGITKALAGKLGPLSSLSGGAGGGGGEHGGSGGSALISNLLTQKIGSLSSLSQGSGGLGSLSGGLGGLSGGSSGNSGSDSHNGNGGSNTGAGINLGAFANLGGRSTTTEDTVIFDRSRVSLDIPSSSFGTGFSVVTNVSKILNGVILNSARRTQTLLEIFKPLFRGTFAIKGLPSDNHK